A single window of Cytobacillus dafuensis DNA harbors:
- a CDS encoding radical SAM protein, giving the protein MIKKITKDSLYVIRNQFFLRYAQLFTNIESNTLVNIKAFGLPLEHAQNSIEKTKLLTKLKNSGAHFRNNNKSIYINRFSSACEACQTGSESYTTFLSMKCHRNCYFCFNENQDNFTHYLENQREATEELASLINNGYKLKHIALTGGEPLLFPDETIHFFQFAKKNSPESFTRLYTAGDLLTDDILKKLMEAGLKEIRFSIKMDDSSQKRKHILRKIKLAKSYIPNVLVEMPVIPGTLEEMKELLIELDKLDIFGINLLEFCFPLKNPKPFIERGFELKNPPYEMYYNYWYAGGLAIAKSEEDCLKLIEFAIEQNLKLGVHYCSLENKFTGQIYQQNYDQKLEKTYSFSNRDYFFKTAKIFGKEKRKALFKLEENNIPYEINQQYDFIQFPVEAINLLHDMNVEIAVVSCIVEFENMERLIKEVSIDWTTPALFQLEDVS; this is encoded by the coding sequence ATGATAAAGAAAATCACAAAGGATAGTTTATACGTTATTAGGAATCAATTTTTTTTAAGATATGCTCAGTTATTCACAAATATTGAGAGCAACACATTAGTAAATATTAAGGCATTTGGGCTTCCCTTAGAGCATGCACAAAACAGCATTGAAAAAACAAAGCTGCTGACTAAATTAAAGAATAGCGGAGCTCATTTTCGTAATAACAATAAAAGCATCTATATAAATCGTTTTTCAAGTGCTTGTGAAGCATGTCAAACAGGTTCAGAAAGCTATACGACCTTTCTCTCAATGAAATGCCATCGAAATTGCTATTTTTGCTTCAATGAAAATCAAGATAACTTTACGCATTATTTAGAGAATCAAAGAGAAGCAACGGAAGAACTAGCCTCATTAATCAATAACGGGTACAAGCTAAAGCATATTGCCTTAACTGGTGGTGAACCTCTTTTATTTCCAGATGAGACGATACACTTCTTCCAATTTGCTAAAAAAAATTCACCAGAATCGTTCACTCGTTTATATACTGCTGGTGATCTTTTAACTGATGATATTCTGAAAAAATTGATGGAGGCTGGATTAAAGGAAATTCGATTCAGTATAAAGATGGATGATTCTTCACAAAAACGTAAGCACATTTTAAGAAAAATTAAACTAGCAAAAAGCTATATTCCAAATGTTCTTGTAGAAATGCCAGTCATTCCTGGGACATTAGAGGAAATGAAAGAACTTCTCATTGAGTTAGATAAATTAGATATTTTCGGGATTAATTTATTGGAATTCTGTTTTCCATTAAAAAATCCCAAACCCTTTATTGAACGGGGATTTGAACTAAAAAATCCACCTTATGAAATGTATTACAACTATTGGTACGCTGGCGGTTTAGCCATCGCTAAAAGTGAGGAGGATTGCCTGAAGCTAATAGAGTTTGCTATCGAGCAAAACTTAAAGCTTGGTGTTCATTACTGCTCACTAGAAAATAAGTTCACAGGCCAGATCTATCAACAAAACTATGACCAGAAACTGGAGAAAACATACTCTTTTTCTAATCGAGATTATTTCTTTAAAACTGCCAAAATTTTTGGAAAGGAAAAGCGAAAAGCCCTTTTCAAACTTGAGGAAAACAACATTCCATACGAAATAAATCAACAATATGATTTCATTCAATTTCCAGTAGAAGCTATTAATCTATTACACGATATGAATGTCGAAATTGCTGTTGTATCTTGCATTGTTGAATTTGAGAACATGGAAAGATTGATTAAGGAAGTGAGTATTGATTGGACTACACCAGCATTATTTCAGTTAGAAGATGTTAGTTAA